Proteins encoded within one genomic window of Manis pentadactyla isolate mManPen7 chromosome 4, mManPen7.hap1, whole genome shotgun sequence:
- the GCGR gene encoding glucagon receptor isoform X15 → MSCPWYLPWHHKVQRHFVFKRCGPDGQWVRGPRGQPWRNASQCRMDDEELKVQKEAAKMYSGFQVMYTVGYSLSLGALLLALVILLGLSKLHCTRNYIHANLFASFVLKASSVLAIDALLKTRYNQKIGDDLSVSIWLSGGAVAGCRAATVFMQYGVMANYCWLLVEGMYLHSLLGLATAPERSFFTLYLTVGWGAPMLFIIPWAVVKCLFENIQCWTSNGNMGFWWILRFPVFLAILPRETDCILPGQTEGGPGTQPGYCSVPWASTHPVRAPAGCQAHLPEGQMGPRAPLSLALHMQINFCIFIHILHILVAKLRAHQMRYTDYKLRLAKSTLTLIPLLGVHEVVFAFVTDEHAQGTLRSAKLFFDLFLSSFQVSAPPVHHWSPPSPLTLGSALTISSLQGLLVAVLYCFLNKEVQSELLRCWHHWRGGKALQKRPVGSHVASAQPTGGPCSERLLLSIGGASNRASQDRSSETRLADSLPGLDESPV, encoded by the exons ATGTCCTGCCCCTGGTACCTGCCCTGGCACCACAAAG TGCAGCGCCACTTCGTCTTCAAGCGGTGTGGGCCCGATGGGCAGTGGGTGCGCGGGCCCCGGGGGCAGCCGTGGCGAAATGCCTCCCAGTGCCGGATGGATGACGAGGAGCTCAAGGTCCAG AAGGAGGCAGCCAAGATGTACAGCGGCTTCCAGGTGATGTACACCGTGGGGTACTCCCTGTCCCTGGGGGCTCTGCTCCTGGCCCTGGTGATCTTGCTGGGCCTCAG CAAGCTGCACTGCACCCGAAACTACATCCATGCGAACCTGTTTGCGTCCTTTGTGCTCAAGGCCAGCTCTGTCCTGGCCATTGACGCGCTGCTCAAGACCCGCTACAACCAGAAGATCGGCGACGACCTCAGCGTGAGCATCTGGCTGAGTGGCGGG GCGGTGGCTGGCTGCCGGGCGGCCACGGTGTTCATGCAGTACGGCGTCATGGCCAACTACTGCTGGCTCCTGGTGGAGGGCATGTACCTGCACAGCCTGCTGGGCCTCGCCACTGCCCCCGAGAGGAGCTTCTTCACCCTCTACCTGACCGTTGGCTGGG GCGCTCCCATGCTGTTCATCATCCCCTGGGCGGTGGTTAAGTGTCTGTTTGAGAACATCCA GTGCTGGACCAGCAATGGCAACATGGGCTTCTGGTGGATCCTGCGCTTCCCGGTCTTCCTGGCCATCCTG CCCAGGGAGACCGACTGCATCCTGCCTGGGCAGACAGAGGGAGGCCCCGGCACTCAGCCAGGATACTGTTCGGTGCCCTGGGCCTCTACCCATCCTGTGCGCGCCCCAGCTGGCTGCCAGGCCCATCTGCCAGAGGGACAGATGGGGCCCAGGGCTCCCCTGAGCCTTGCCCTTCACATGCAGATCAACTTCTGCATCTTCATTCACATCCTGCACATCCTCGTGGCCAAGCTGCGAGCCCACCAGATGCGCTACACTGACTACAAGTTGCG GCTGGCCAAATCCACGCTGACCCTCATACCTCTGCTGGGGGTCCATGAGGTGGTGTTCGCCTTCGTGACAGATGAGCACGCCCAGGGCACGCTGCGCTCCGCCAAGCTCTTTTTCGACCTCTTCCTTAGCTCCTTCCAGGTGTCTGCCCCGCCTGTGCACCACTGGTCCCCCCCATCACCCCTCACCCTTGGGTCTGCCCTGACCATCTCCTCTCTCCAGGGCCTGCTGGTTGCTGTCCTCTACTGTTTTCTCAACAAGGAG GTGCAGTCAGAGCTGCTGCGGTGCTGGCACCACTGGCGCGGGGGCAAAGCACTGCAGAAGCGCCCTGTTGGCAGCCATGTGGCCTCAGCCCAGCCCACCGGTGGCCCCTGCAGTGAGAGGCTGCTGCTTTCCATTGGGGGTGCCAGCAACAGGGCCAGCCAGGACCGCTCTTCGGAGACCCGCTTGGCCGACAGCCTCCCCGGGTTGGATGAGAGCCCCGTCTGA
- the GCGR gene encoding glucagon receptor isoform X8 — translation MLPALPCGPHLLLLLLACQVPAAQVMDFLFEKWQLYGDQCLHNLSLLPPPTELVCNRTFDKYSCWPDTLPNTTASMSCPWYLPWHHKVQRHFVFKRCGPDGQWVRGPRGQPWRNASQCRMDDEELKVQKEAAKMYSGFQVMYTVGYSLSLGALLLALVILLGLSKLHCTRNYIHANLFASFVLKASSVLAIDALLKTRYNQKIGDDLSVSIWLSGGAVAGCRAATVFMQYGVMANYCWLLVEGMYLHSLLGLATAPERSFFTLYLTVGWGAPMLFIIPWAVVKCLFENIQCWTSNGNMGFWWILRFPVFLAILPRETDCILPGQTEGGPGTQPGYCSVPWASTHPVRAPAGCQAHLPEGQMGPRAPLSLALHMQINFCIFIHILHILVAKLRAHQMRYTDYKLRLAKSTLTLIPLLGVHEVVFAFVTDEHAQGTLRSAKLFFDLFLSSFQVSAPPVHHWSPPSPLTLGSALTISSLQGLLVAVLYCFLNKEVQSELLRCWHHWRGGKALQKRPVGSHVASAQPTGGPCSERLLLSIGGASNRASQDRSSETRLADSLPGLDESPV, via the exons ATGCTCCCAGCCCTGCCATGCGGCCCTCAcctcctgctgctgctcctggcCTGCCAG GTCCCCGCTGCCCAGGTGATGGACTTCCTGTTTGAGAAGTGGCAGCTCTATGGCGACCAGTGTCTCCACAACCTgagcctgctgcccccacccacaG AGCTGGTCTGTAACAGAACCTTTGACAAGTATTCCTGCTGGCCGGACACCCTTCCCAACACTACAGCCAGCATGTCCTGCCCCTGGTACCTGCCCTGGCACCACAAAG TGCAGCGCCACTTCGTCTTCAAGCGGTGTGGGCCCGATGGGCAGTGGGTGCGCGGGCCCCGGGGGCAGCCGTGGCGAAATGCCTCCCAGTGCCGGATGGATGACGAGGAGCTCAAGGTCCAG AAGGAGGCAGCCAAGATGTACAGCGGCTTCCAGGTGATGTACACCGTGGGGTACTCCCTGTCCCTGGGGGCTCTGCTCCTGGCCCTGGTGATCTTGCTGGGCCTCAG CAAGCTGCACTGCACCCGAAACTACATCCATGCGAACCTGTTTGCGTCCTTTGTGCTCAAGGCCAGCTCTGTCCTGGCCATTGACGCGCTGCTCAAGACCCGCTACAACCAGAAGATCGGCGACGACCTCAGCGTGAGCATCTGGCTGAGTGGCGGG GCGGTGGCTGGCTGCCGGGCGGCCACGGTGTTCATGCAGTACGGCGTCATGGCCAACTACTGCTGGCTCCTGGTGGAGGGCATGTACCTGCACAGCCTGCTGGGCCTCGCCACTGCCCCCGAGAGGAGCTTCTTCACCCTCTACCTGACCGTTGGCTGGG GCGCTCCCATGCTGTTCATCATCCCCTGGGCGGTGGTTAAGTGTCTGTTTGAGAACATCCA GTGCTGGACCAGCAATGGCAACATGGGCTTCTGGTGGATCCTGCGCTTCCCGGTCTTCCTGGCCATCCTG CCCAGGGAGACCGACTGCATCCTGCCTGGGCAGACAGAGGGAGGCCCCGGCACTCAGCCAGGATACTGTTCGGTGCCCTGGGCCTCTACCCATCCTGTGCGCGCCCCAGCTGGCTGCCAGGCCCATCTGCCAGAGGGACAGATGGGGCCCAGGGCTCCCCTGAGCCTTGCCCTTCACATGCAGATCAACTTCTGCATCTTCATTCACATCCTGCACATCCTCGTGGCCAAGCTGCGAGCCCACCAGATGCGCTACACTGACTACAAGTTGCG GCTGGCCAAATCCACGCTGACCCTCATACCTCTGCTGGGGGTCCATGAGGTGGTGTTCGCCTTCGTGACAGATGAGCACGCCCAGGGCACGCTGCGCTCCGCCAAGCTCTTTTTCGACCTCTTCCTTAGCTCCTTCCAGGTGTCTGCCCCGCCTGTGCACCACTGGTCCCCCCCATCACCCCTCACCCTTGGGTCTGCCCTGACCATCTCCTCTCTCCAGGGCCTGCTGGTTGCTGTCCTCTACTGTTTTCTCAACAAGGAG GTGCAGTCAGAGCTGCTGCGGTGCTGGCACCACTGGCGCGGGGGCAAAGCACTGCAGAAGCGCCCTGTTGGCAGCCATGTGGCCTCAGCCCAGCCCACCGGTGGCCCCTGCAGTGAGAGGCTGCTGCTTTCCATTGGGGGTGCCAGCAACAGGGCCAGCCAGGACCGCTCTTCGGAGACCCGCTTGGCCGACAGCCTCCCCGGGTTGGATGAGAGCCCCGTCTGA
- the GCGR gene encoding glucagon receptor isoform X14, with translation MVSWSVTEPLTSIPAGRTPFPTLQPACPAPGTCPGTTKRHFVFKRCGPDGQWVRGPRGQPWRNASQCRMDDEELKVQKEAAKMYSGFQVMYTVGYSLSLGALLLALVILLGLSKLHCTRNYIHANLFASFVLKASSVLAIDALLKTRYNQKIGDDLSVSIWLSGGAVAGCRAATVFMQYGVMANYCWLLVEGMYLHSLLGLATAPERSFFTLYLTVGWGAPMLFIIPWAVVKCLFENIQCWTSNGNMGFWWILRFPVFLAILPRETDCILPGQTEGGPGTQPGYCSVPWASTHPVRAPAGCQAHLPEGQMGPRAPLSLALHMQINFCIFIHILHILVAKLRAHQMRYTDYKLRLAKSTLTLIPLLGVHEVVFAFVTDEHAQGTLRSAKLFFDLFLSSFQVSAPPVHHWSPPSPLTLGSALTISSLQGLLVAVLYCFLNKEVQSELLRCWHHWRGGKALQKRPVGSHVASAQPTGGPCSERLLLSIGGASNRASQDRSSETRLADSLPGLDESPV, from the exons ATGGTGAG CTGGTCTGTAACAGAACCTTTGACAAGTATTCCTGCTGGCCGGACACCCTTCCCAACACTACAGCCAGCATGTCCTGCCCCTGGTACCTGCCCTGGCACCACAAAG CGCCACTTCGTCTTCAAGCGGTGTGGGCCCGATGGGCAGTGGGTGCGCGGGCCCCGGGGGCAGCCGTGGCGAAATGCCTCCCAGTGCCGGATGGATGACGAGGAGCTCAAGGTCCAG AAGGAGGCAGCCAAGATGTACAGCGGCTTCCAGGTGATGTACACCGTGGGGTACTCCCTGTCCCTGGGGGCTCTGCTCCTGGCCCTGGTGATCTTGCTGGGCCTCAG CAAGCTGCACTGCACCCGAAACTACATCCATGCGAACCTGTTTGCGTCCTTTGTGCTCAAGGCCAGCTCTGTCCTGGCCATTGACGCGCTGCTCAAGACCCGCTACAACCAGAAGATCGGCGACGACCTCAGCGTGAGCATCTGGCTGAGTGGCGGG GCGGTGGCTGGCTGCCGGGCGGCCACGGTGTTCATGCAGTACGGCGTCATGGCCAACTACTGCTGGCTCCTGGTGGAGGGCATGTACCTGCACAGCCTGCTGGGCCTCGCCACTGCCCCCGAGAGGAGCTTCTTCACCCTCTACCTGACCGTTGGCTGGG GCGCTCCCATGCTGTTCATCATCCCCTGGGCGGTGGTTAAGTGTCTGTTTGAGAACATCCA GTGCTGGACCAGCAATGGCAACATGGGCTTCTGGTGGATCCTGCGCTTCCCGGTCTTCCTGGCCATCCTG CCCAGGGAGACCGACTGCATCCTGCCTGGGCAGACAGAGGGAGGCCCCGGCACTCAGCCAGGATACTGTTCGGTGCCCTGGGCCTCTACCCATCCTGTGCGCGCCCCAGCTGGCTGCCAGGCCCATCTGCCAGAGGGACAGATGGGGCCCAGGGCTCCCCTGAGCCTTGCCCTTCACATGCAGATCAACTTCTGCATCTTCATTCACATCCTGCACATCCTCGTGGCCAAGCTGCGAGCCCACCAGATGCGCTACACTGACTACAAGTTGCG GCTGGCCAAATCCACGCTGACCCTCATACCTCTGCTGGGGGTCCATGAGGTGGTGTTCGCCTTCGTGACAGATGAGCACGCCCAGGGCACGCTGCGCTCCGCCAAGCTCTTTTTCGACCTCTTCCTTAGCTCCTTCCAGGTGTCTGCCCCGCCTGTGCACCACTGGTCCCCCCCATCACCCCTCACCCTTGGGTCTGCCCTGACCATCTCCTCTCTCCAGGGCCTGCTGGTTGCTGTCCTCTACTGTTTTCTCAACAAGGAG GTGCAGTCAGAGCTGCTGCGGTGCTGGCACCACTGGCGCGGGGGCAAAGCACTGCAGAAGCGCCCTGTTGGCAGCCATGTGGCCTCAGCCCAGCCCACCGGTGGCCCCTGCAGTGAGAGGCTGCTGCTTTCCATTGGGGGTGCCAGCAACAGGGCCAGCCAGGACCGCTCTTCGGAGACCCGCTTGGCCGACAGCCTCCCCGGGTTGGATGAGAGCCCCGTCTGA
- the GCGR gene encoding glucagon receptor isoform X10 has translation MDFLFEKWQLYGDQCLHNLSLLPPPTELVCNRTFDKYSCWPDTLPNTTASMSCPWYLPWHHKVQRHFVFKRCGPDGQWVRGPRGQPWRNASQCRMDDEELKVQKEAAKMYSGFQVMYTVGYSLSLGALLLALVILLGLSKLHCTRNYIHANLFASFVLKASSVLAIDALLKTRYNQKIGDDLSVSIWLSGGAVAGCRAATVFMQYGVMANYCWLLVEGMYLHSLLGLATAPERSFFTLYLTVGWGAPMLFIIPWAVVKCLFENIQCWTSNGNMGFWWILRFPVFLAILPRETDCILPGQTEGGPGTQPGYCSVPWASTHPVRAPAGCQAHLPEGQMGPRAPLSLALHMQINFCIFIHILHILVAKLRAHQMRYTDYKLRLAKSTLTLIPLLGVHEVVFAFVTDEHAQGTLRSAKLFFDLFLSSFQVSAPPVHHWSPPSPLTLGSALTISSLQGLLVAVLYCFLNKEVQSELLRCWHHWRGGKALQKRPVGSHVASAQPTGGPCSERLLLSIGGASNRASQDRSSETRLADSLPGLDESPV, from the exons ATGGACTTCCTGTTTGAGAAGTGGCAGCTCTATGGCGACCAGTGTCTCCACAACCTgagcctgctgcccccacccacaG AGCTGGTCTGTAACAGAACCTTTGACAAGTATTCCTGCTGGCCGGACACCCTTCCCAACACTACAGCCAGCATGTCCTGCCCCTGGTACCTGCCCTGGCACCACAAAG TGCAGCGCCACTTCGTCTTCAAGCGGTGTGGGCCCGATGGGCAGTGGGTGCGCGGGCCCCGGGGGCAGCCGTGGCGAAATGCCTCCCAGTGCCGGATGGATGACGAGGAGCTCAAGGTCCAG AAGGAGGCAGCCAAGATGTACAGCGGCTTCCAGGTGATGTACACCGTGGGGTACTCCCTGTCCCTGGGGGCTCTGCTCCTGGCCCTGGTGATCTTGCTGGGCCTCAG CAAGCTGCACTGCACCCGAAACTACATCCATGCGAACCTGTTTGCGTCCTTTGTGCTCAAGGCCAGCTCTGTCCTGGCCATTGACGCGCTGCTCAAGACCCGCTACAACCAGAAGATCGGCGACGACCTCAGCGTGAGCATCTGGCTGAGTGGCGGG GCGGTGGCTGGCTGCCGGGCGGCCACGGTGTTCATGCAGTACGGCGTCATGGCCAACTACTGCTGGCTCCTGGTGGAGGGCATGTACCTGCACAGCCTGCTGGGCCTCGCCACTGCCCCCGAGAGGAGCTTCTTCACCCTCTACCTGACCGTTGGCTGGG GCGCTCCCATGCTGTTCATCATCCCCTGGGCGGTGGTTAAGTGTCTGTTTGAGAACATCCA GTGCTGGACCAGCAATGGCAACATGGGCTTCTGGTGGATCCTGCGCTTCCCGGTCTTCCTGGCCATCCTG CCCAGGGAGACCGACTGCATCCTGCCTGGGCAGACAGAGGGAGGCCCCGGCACTCAGCCAGGATACTGTTCGGTGCCCTGGGCCTCTACCCATCCTGTGCGCGCCCCAGCTGGCTGCCAGGCCCATCTGCCAGAGGGACAGATGGGGCCCAGGGCTCCCCTGAGCCTTGCCCTTCACATGCAGATCAACTTCTGCATCTTCATTCACATCCTGCACATCCTCGTGGCCAAGCTGCGAGCCCACCAGATGCGCTACACTGACTACAAGTTGCG GCTGGCCAAATCCACGCTGACCCTCATACCTCTGCTGGGGGTCCATGAGGTGGTGTTCGCCTTCGTGACAGATGAGCACGCCCAGGGCACGCTGCGCTCCGCCAAGCTCTTTTTCGACCTCTTCCTTAGCTCCTTCCAGGTGTCTGCCCCGCCTGTGCACCACTGGTCCCCCCCATCACCCCTCACCCTTGGGTCTGCCCTGACCATCTCCTCTCTCCAGGGCCTGCTGGTTGCTGTCCTCTACTGTTTTCTCAACAAGGAG GTGCAGTCAGAGCTGCTGCGGTGCTGGCACCACTGGCGCGGGGGCAAAGCACTGCAGAAGCGCCCTGTTGGCAGCCATGTGGCCTCAGCCCAGCCCACCGGTGGCCCCTGCAGTGAGAGGCTGCTGCTTTCCATTGGGGGTGCCAGCAACAGGGCCAGCCAGGACCGCTCTTCGGAGACCCGCTTGGCCGACAGCCTCCCCGGGTTGGATGAGAGCCCCGTCTGA
- the GCGR gene encoding glucagon receptor isoform X7 has protein sequence MLPALPCGPHLLLLLLACQLQVPAAQVMDFLFEKWQLYGDQCLHNLSLLPPPTELVCNRTFDKYSCWPDTLPNTTASMSCPWYLPWHHKVQRHFVFKRCGPDGQWVRGPRGQPWRNASQCRMDDEELKVQKEAAKMYSGFQVMYTVGYSLSLGALLLALVILLGLSKLHCTRNYIHANLFASFVLKASSVLAIDALLKTRYNQKIGDDLSVSIWLSGGAVAGCRAATVFMQYGVMANYCWLLVEGMYLHSLLGLATAPERSFFTLYLTVGWGAPMLFIIPWAVVKCLFENIQCWTSNGNMGFWWILRFPVFLAILPRETDCILPGQTEGGPGTQPGYCSVPWASTHPVRAPAGCQAHLPEGQMGPRAPLSLALHMQINFCIFIHILHILVAKLRAHQMRYTDYKLRLAKSTLTLIPLLGVHEVVFAFVTDEHAQGTLRSAKLFFDLFLSSFQVSAPPVHHWSPPSPLTLGSALTISSLQGLLVAVLYCFLNKEVQSELLRCWHHWRGGKALQKRPVGSHVASAQPTGGPCSERLLLSIGGASNRASQDRSSETRLADSLPGLDESPV, from the exons ATGCTCCCAGCCCTGCCATGCGGCCCTCAcctcctgctgctgctcctggcCTGCCAG CTGCAGGTCCCCGCTGCCCAGGTGATGGACTTCCTGTTTGAGAAGTGGCAGCTCTATGGCGACCAGTGTCTCCACAACCTgagcctgctgcccccacccacaG AGCTGGTCTGTAACAGAACCTTTGACAAGTATTCCTGCTGGCCGGACACCCTTCCCAACACTACAGCCAGCATGTCCTGCCCCTGGTACCTGCCCTGGCACCACAAAG TGCAGCGCCACTTCGTCTTCAAGCGGTGTGGGCCCGATGGGCAGTGGGTGCGCGGGCCCCGGGGGCAGCCGTGGCGAAATGCCTCCCAGTGCCGGATGGATGACGAGGAGCTCAAGGTCCAG AAGGAGGCAGCCAAGATGTACAGCGGCTTCCAGGTGATGTACACCGTGGGGTACTCCCTGTCCCTGGGGGCTCTGCTCCTGGCCCTGGTGATCTTGCTGGGCCTCAG CAAGCTGCACTGCACCCGAAACTACATCCATGCGAACCTGTTTGCGTCCTTTGTGCTCAAGGCCAGCTCTGTCCTGGCCATTGACGCGCTGCTCAAGACCCGCTACAACCAGAAGATCGGCGACGACCTCAGCGTGAGCATCTGGCTGAGTGGCGGG GCGGTGGCTGGCTGCCGGGCGGCCACGGTGTTCATGCAGTACGGCGTCATGGCCAACTACTGCTGGCTCCTGGTGGAGGGCATGTACCTGCACAGCCTGCTGGGCCTCGCCACTGCCCCCGAGAGGAGCTTCTTCACCCTCTACCTGACCGTTGGCTGGG GCGCTCCCATGCTGTTCATCATCCCCTGGGCGGTGGTTAAGTGTCTGTTTGAGAACATCCA GTGCTGGACCAGCAATGGCAACATGGGCTTCTGGTGGATCCTGCGCTTCCCGGTCTTCCTGGCCATCCTG CCCAGGGAGACCGACTGCATCCTGCCTGGGCAGACAGAGGGAGGCCCCGGCACTCAGCCAGGATACTGTTCGGTGCCCTGGGCCTCTACCCATCCTGTGCGCGCCCCAGCTGGCTGCCAGGCCCATCTGCCAGAGGGACAGATGGGGCCCAGGGCTCCCCTGAGCCTTGCCCTTCACATGCAGATCAACTTCTGCATCTTCATTCACATCCTGCACATCCTCGTGGCCAAGCTGCGAGCCCACCAGATGCGCTACACTGACTACAAGTTGCG GCTGGCCAAATCCACGCTGACCCTCATACCTCTGCTGGGGGTCCATGAGGTGGTGTTCGCCTTCGTGACAGATGAGCACGCCCAGGGCACGCTGCGCTCCGCCAAGCTCTTTTTCGACCTCTTCCTTAGCTCCTTCCAGGTGTCTGCCCCGCCTGTGCACCACTGGTCCCCCCCATCACCCCTCACCCTTGGGTCTGCCCTGACCATCTCCTCTCTCCAGGGCCTGCTGGTTGCTGTCCTCTACTGTTTTCTCAACAAGGAG GTGCAGTCAGAGCTGCTGCGGTGCTGGCACCACTGGCGCGGGGGCAAAGCACTGCAGAAGCGCCCTGTTGGCAGCCATGTGGCCTCAGCCCAGCCCACCGGTGGCCCCTGCAGTGAGAGGCTGCTGCTTTCCATTGGGGGTGCCAGCAACAGGGCCAGCCAGGACCGCTCTTCGGAGACCCGCTTGGCCGACAGCCTCCCCGGGTTGGATGAGAGCCCCGTCTGA
- the GCGR gene encoding glucagon receptor isoform X16, with amino-acid sequence MLPALPCGPHLLLLLLACQLQVPAAQVMDFLFEKWQLYGDQCLHNLSLLPPPTELVCNRTFDKYSCWPDTLPNTTASMSCPWYLPWHHKVQRHFVFKRCGPDGQWVRGPRGQPWRNASQCRMDDEELKVQKEAAKMYSGFQVMYTVGYSLSLGALLLALVILLGLSKLHCTRNYIHANLFASFVLKASSVLAIDALLKTRYNQKIGDDLSVSIWLSGGAVAGCRAATVFMQYGVMANYCWLLVEGMYLHSLLGLATAPERSFFTLYLTVGWGAPMLFIIPWAVVKCLFENIQCWTSNGNMGFWWILRFPVFLAILINFCIFIHILHILVAKLRAHQMRYTDYKLRLAKSTLTLIPLLGVHEVVFAFVTDEHAQGTLRSAKLFFDLFLSSFQGLLVAVLYCFLNKEVQSELLRCWHHWRGGKALQKRPVGSHVASAQPTGGPCSERLLLSIGGASNRASQDRSSETRLADSLPGLDESPV; translated from the exons ATGCTCCCAGCCCTGCCATGCGGCCCTCAcctcctgctgctgctcctggcCTGCCAG CTGCAGGTCCCCGCTGCCCAGGTGATGGACTTCCTGTTTGAGAAGTGGCAGCTCTATGGCGACCAGTGTCTCCACAACCTgagcctgctgcccccacccacaG AGCTGGTCTGTAACAGAACCTTTGACAAGTATTCCTGCTGGCCGGACACCCTTCCCAACACTACAGCCAGCATGTCCTGCCCCTGGTACCTGCCCTGGCACCACAAAG TGCAGCGCCACTTCGTCTTCAAGCGGTGTGGGCCCGATGGGCAGTGGGTGCGCGGGCCCCGGGGGCAGCCGTGGCGAAATGCCTCCCAGTGCCGGATGGATGACGAGGAGCTCAAGGTCCAG AAGGAGGCAGCCAAGATGTACAGCGGCTTCCAGGTGATGTACACCGTGGGGTACTCCCTGTCCCTGGGGGCTCTGCTCCTGGCCCTGGTGATCTTGCTGGGCCTCAG CAAGCTGCACTGCACCCGAAACTACATCCATGCGAACCTGTTTGCGTCCTTTGTGCTCAAGGCCAGCTCTGTCCTGGCCATTGACGCGCTGCTCAAGACCCGCTACAACCAGAAGATCGGCGACGACCTCAGCGTGAGCATCTGGCTGAGTGGCGGG GCGGTGGCTGGCTGCCGGGCGGCCACGGTGTTCATGCAGTACGGCGTCATGGCCAACTACTGCTGGCTCCTGGTGGAGGGCATGTACCTGCACAGCCTGCTGGGCCTCGCCACTGCCCCCGAGAGGAGCTTCTTCACCCTCTACCTGACCGTTGGCTGGG GCGCTCCCATGCTGTTCATCATCCCCTGGGCGGTGGTTAAGTGTCTGTTTGAGAACATCCA GTGCTGGACCAGCAATGGCAACATGGGCTTCTGGTGGATCCTGCGCTTCCCGGTCTTCCTGGCCATCCTG ATCAACTTCTGCATCTTCATTCACATCCTGCACATCCTCGTGGCCAAGCTGCGAGCCCACCAGATGCGCTACACTGACTACAAGTTGCG GCTGGCCAAATCCACGCTGACCCTCATACCTCTGCTGGGGGTCCATGAGGTGGTGTTCGCCTTCGTGACAGATGAGCACGCCCAGGGCACGCTGCGCTCCGCCAAGCTCTTTTTCGACCTCTTCCTTAGCTCCTTCCAG GGCCTGCTGGTTGCTGTCCTCTACTGTTTTCTCAACAAGGAG GTGCAGTCAGAGCTGCTGCGGTGCTGGCACCACTGGCGCGGGGGCAAAGCACTGCAGAAGCGCCCTGTTGGCAGCCATGTGGCCTCAGCCCAGCCCACCGGTGGCCCCTGCAGTGAGAGGCTGCTGCTTTCCATTGGGGGTGCCAGCAACAGGGCCAGCCAGGACCGCTCTTCGGAGACCCGCTTGGCCGACAGCCTCCCCGGGTTGGATGAGAGCCCCGTCTGA